Below is a genomic region from Methanosphaera sp. ISO3-F5.
TAAACAATCTAGACATAACAAGCGAAACAAACGCATTACACGACACATACAAACAAAGAATAACAACAATAGAAGAATACAAAAAAGCATTCAAAACACAAGACAAACAAAACGGGATAATAGTATACATCAACGGTCAACTAGCAGGACTAGAAATAATATACAACAAAACAAGATACAACCAGTACCATGAAAAAATAATAGAAAGCTACATAATGGACGCAATACAAACAACAGAAGAAAACAATACAAATGAAATCACACAAGAACAACTAATACAAAAAATAATAGAAACACCACGAGAAAACTATAATCCAATAGGATTAGGAAATGACTACAGATTAGAAGATGATGAAATAATAGGAAGCATAATCACATACGAAGAAAAACTAATAAATGCCTCAATATTCAAAAAAACAGAAGAAAATATAATATAAACACACTTTTACATTTTTTTTTCAAATTAATATCCAAATTAATAAATATTTTAGCCCCCTTGATAAAAATGTAATTTTTTGAGAGCAATAAAACCTTGTTTTTTTAATTTTTTTATAAAAATAGTTTTGAATTTTAATAATACATATGTATTATCTTTTATATTAGTAAAAAAGAGTCATTGTATACTAATATTTATATACAATGAGTTACATATATTATATTGGCGATTACATGAAACTTCATTTGTATTTTAGTAAACAAGACTCTAATTATAGTATGTTCAAAGAAATATTTAATTTTATCGATTCTAAAAAAAGTAGACAAATTATTGCTTCATATGGTATAAAACCAATTGAAACATTTATAAATGATTTAAAAATCCATTTTTTAAGCTTCACATACAATTATGAAGTATCATTTATCCTGGATGAATTAAAAAACAATTCACAATTAAGAAAATTTTGTAACATTTCTAAAATTCCAAGCTTAAACTCCATAATTACTCGTTTATCTAAAATTAACATAACAACCATTGTTAATTTAGTAAACAGATTATTAAGAACTAATTTTACACGTAAACACAAAAAAAGATTAACTTTCTTAGTTGATGCAACTCCCGTAGATGTTGATATGAATTTCTTAAGATCAACATATAGCAAGAAATATCTAGAAAAATTAGATTTAAAATGGTCATATTCATCCTCCAAAGGACATTATATCGGTTATAAAGTTACCATGGTATTAGAAAAAGAATCATTAACTCCTGTAATGATATTAATCCACCAAGGAGCACCCCACGATTCAAAATTATTCACAGAAATCATGGAACAACTAAAAAAATCAAGAATAATACAACCATTAGACATATTACTCTTTGACAAAGGATATTATAGCTATGAAAACTATCAAAAAGGCATATTAGACTATAAAATCATACCATTAATCTTCCCAAAAACAACCTTCAAAAAAGACAAACTCATGACATATTTACACTACCCACTAGAACTATTTAAGAAAAATAAAAGAAATAATAAAATAAAAAAGTTATTAAAGAAAGCTACTAATAAATTAATCAATTTAATTAAAAAAATGGAAACAATATAAACCAATACGTGGCTATATTGAAGATTTTTTTAAAGTATGCAAACAAGCATTCAATATGCATAAAATACACAAATACACAGTCAATTCATTCACAAAAGACATCTATCTAAGAGTATTATTAATAACCCTCGCAGTAAACCAAACCACTAAGACAAAAACAGCACTACAAAAGCTCAGTCAAAAGTGATCTTATCAAGGGGGCTAAATATTTAAACAACCATACATTATATTATAATATTAAATGAACACTATTTATATAATTAAAATTAATAAGATTCGATAAATTCATAGAACATATAGGAGTAAATCTATGAATAATAATATAATTAATAGGTGATTAAATGGATAAATTCGGATTCGGAATGATGAGACTACCACAATTAGATGAAAAAGATCCAACAAAGGTAGATATAGAACAAGTAAAACAAATGGTTGACGAATACATACAAGCAGGTGGAAAATACTTTGATACAGCATACCCATACCATAACGGCGTAAGCGAAAACGTTCTAAAAGAAGCAGTAGTAGACAGATACCCACGAGAAGACATAATAATCGCAACAAAACTACCAATATTCAGTGTAGAAAAACCAGAAGATATGGAAAAATTCTTCAACGAACAACTAGAAAAATGTGGAGTAGAATACTTTGACTACTACCTCATACACAACATAAATGAGATGACACACCACGCAGTATACGACTTTGACTCATTCGAATTTGTAAGACAAAAAAAGAGGGAAGGAAAAATAAAAAATATAGGATTTTCATTCCATGACGACCCAGAAGCATTAACAGAAGCAATGGAAGCATTCCCTGACTGTGACTTTGTACAATTACAGATAAACTACCTTGACTGGAACAATACTGCAGTAGCATCAAAGAAATGTTATGACATAGTAACAAAATATGAAAAACCAATCATAGTAATGGAACCTGTAAAAGGAGGATCTCTTGCTAACCTACCGGAAACTGCAGAAAAAATATTCAAGGAATATGATGAAGAAGCTGAAAACGTATCATATGCTCTAAGATTCTGTAATGAACTAGACAATGTATTCATGATACTTAATGGAGTAAGCAGCATTGAACAAATGAAAAGCAGTATAAAAATATTTAAGGACATAAAACCATTAACCGTTAAGGAACATGAACTAATTGATCAGGTAACTGAAATAGTGAATGATTTAACACCAATAAAATGTACAGAATGTAATTATTGTATCGAGCATTGTCCTGTAAGCATACCAATATCAAAGTATTTCTCAGCATATAATCAGCATCATATAAATCAGATTCAGAAGGGTGATTTATTAGGTCCTGCAGTATACTATCTTGTATTATCTGAGAGTGATGAGAATGGTGCAGCCAGTGACTGCGTAGAGTGTGGTCAATGTGTCAAGTATTGTCCACAACACCTTGAAATACCAGAATTGCTTAAAGATGTTGATAAAGAATTAAACAATCCTATGATGAAAGAGTTCTTATCAACTTAAAAATAGTCTAAATAATATGCATTGATATAGTAATGTTAAATAAAAATAGTTAGGAAGTGTTATGGGGGTGGTTTATGTTAATTATTGCTCATAATCCTTTCAACTTCTTCTTTTGGAAATTCCTTGTAGAGCATGTTATAGAAGTCTTCGTCATGTTCAAATGTACCATAGTGTTTTAGAGTGTATAAGTGGCATAGTTCATGGTATATTGTTAGTTCTATTATTTCTTCTTCCAAATATTTCATATAATGATTTAACTCTATTTCATTATCATTATATGCCCATGCTAAGCTTTTTAGGCTTGATGGATAGATGTATAATTTCTTTGCTTCTAGGCCTAATATTTTCTCGTATTTATCAAAGTATTTAAACACCAGTTCTTCAAATTCTTCATCACTTCTTTGAACAACCTGTTTATTAGTATCATTGTATGCACTGATGATAAGATCACTCTTTTTTTCCAGTACTCTTTCTAGTGTGATGTCTTGATGTGTTGAGAGTTCTATGCATACTAAGCCTAGTGTTGAATATAGGCAACCGTATTCATCTTCTGTTGTTACATCTACTATTGGTATTTCGTTTCCTTTTATATTATATATTTTGAACATATTCTTATTCCTCCAATTATTGTACCTTGTATACCTGGTACCTGTATGTGTTTTCTTTTTTGTAATCTGTTTTGTTTCTTCCAAATTTGCTTGTTATTACATATATTTCATCTCCACTTTGTAGGGTAATTCTTTGTTTTCCTACTTTTTTATGTATTAGACGTGCTATCCTCCATGAGCCTATATTACTTATTGCTTCTTTTGTGTTTCTTAGTAGTATGCTTTTCTTAATTTTCTTTGATATTATTTTATATTTTTTCTTTTCAAACATTCTCATTGAAAAGTTGTCTGATACGTATATCATATTATTTTTTCCTCCTATTTTATTATGCATATTTTACGGTAATCGTAGCACTGTTTGTGGTCTTCGTCATGGCATATTTGCACAAAGTATAGTATGTCATCTACTTCTAGTTGTATGTTAATCCTGTTTTTTTCTATTCCCAGGTGTTCTGCTATGCTGTCATGTCCTATTGAACTAATTAGTTCGTCTTTTTGTTCCTGTATTTCATCCAGGCTTGAGTCTTCTATGGTGAATGTTAATTCCATGTTTGGATTTAACATTTTTGGACTAAATCCATTTGATACGTATTTCATATTATCTTTTTCTCCTCTTTTATTGTGGGGGTGGTTAAAAAAAATTTATTATTAGTATAACATGTTTTTTTTTCTTATTTTTCCTTCTGTTTTCCCCTATGAAGGTGATAAATAGGGGTGTGAACAGAAGTACTCAGATAAGTCTATGTTATACTATCCTTTTTCGTACAAATCAATGTACAACCATAACTAAGAATTTTTCTAGTTCTAGGAAGTGAATAATAAAATGGATATGAATTTTTATGTTTTTACTTCATTTTTCCTATTCCTCCTTTGTATTTGTTGAGCTTCTACTTTTTGTTAAAGAAAAAAAAATATAAAAATATCATATGCCATCATTTGAAATGTAGAAGCTAGGATATTTCATCAGGCATTATGATCCCGGTTAAACTAAGAATTATAAGTTCATAAGTACAAAAAAATGTTTAAAGGTGTGAAAAAAACTTTGAATTAGTTATTGGTCAGATGTTAACACCCCCTGAAGTAATGTTTACTCGTTTTATAATTGTTGTCATCGTTTTTTTCCTGGTTATTAGTGTTATGCTGTGTTTCTGGGATTTATATCTTTTTTCTATTTTCAGATTTTCATAAACTTCGATGTATGTATTTTTCATCATATCACCTCAACAATTGTGTGTAACTATTAACTACACAATCACTGCGTAATATACACTTTGACCGAAGTAGTATATAAAGGTTTCTGTATGTAACAATTATTTACAAAATAATTTGATCATAATT
It encodes:
- a CDS encoding aldo/keto reductase, whose protein sequence is MDKFGFGMMRLPQLDEKDPTKVDIEQVKQMVDEYIQAGGKYFDTAYPYHNGVSENVLKEAVVDRYPREDIIIATKLPIFSVEKPEDMEKFFNEQLEKCGVEYFDYYLIHNINEMTHHAVYDFDSFEFVRQKKREGKIKNIGFSFHDDPEALTEAMEAFPDCDFVQLQINYLDWNNTAVASKKCYDIVTKYEKPIIVMEPVKGGSLANLPETAEKIFKEYDEEAENVSYALRFCNELDNVFMILNGVSSIEQMKSSIKIFKDIKPLTVKEHELIDQVTEIVNDLTPIKCTECNYCIEHCPVSIPISKYFSAYNQHHINQIQKGDLLGPAVYYLVLSESDENGAASDCVECGQCVKYCPQHLEIPELLKDVDKELNNPMMKEFLST
- a CDS encoding SprT-like domain-containing protein, which gives rise to MFKIYNIKGNEIPIVDVTTEDEYGCLYSTLGLVCIELSTHQDITLERVLEKKSDLIISAYNDTNKQVVQRSDEEFEELVFKYFDKYEKILGLEAKKLYIYPSSLKSLAWAYNDNEIELNHYMKYLEEEIIELTIYHELCHLYTLKHYGTFEHDEDFYNMLYKEFPKEEVERIMSNN
- a CDS encoding STIV orfB116 family protein, with protein sequence MKYVSNGFSPKMLNPNMELTFTIEDSSLDEIQEQKDELISSIGHDSIAEHLGIEKNRINIQLEVDDILYFVQICHDEDHKQCYDYRKICIIK